A window of Mesomycoplasma lagogenitalium contains these coding sequences:
- the mgtE gene encoding magnesium transporter — MDLKIALEKKDINWVRDFSKSIPISQIADEVEKLSIVNRVLFFRMLNTDVAGEIFSSLEMEVQENLIKNFSDEMVEQILDELYTDEIADLIEEIPSNLSQRVLKNIDPERRTAVNKILKYKEDQIGSIMSVDIISLKENWTAQQAIEYIRNKKDDVELTHYYYIVNKNKKLVGALTLEDIVFSKDNLQLKEIMFAVPCVYTTDLKEDVANVFAENDMSVIPVMNSSNRLIGMVTSDDIIDIVQEEGTEDMYKMAGINSEDLEEQYLKTSILKIVKSRIFWLIVLMFGSTLSQVIIQIFTDYLEHSNSLKSLGMGIFISTIISIIPVISGSAGNAGSQSATTITRALSLGEIKKRGYMKKVFFKELNISMVIGSILMLINFIRLICYFMISRDLFNTSFIEYEGQITKLPKYAYILIISAAASISMFLVIVFSKILGSVIPLLAARIGKDPAVMSAPVLATLTDATSTLIFFGITILIFLVI, encoded by the coding sequence ATGGATTTAAAAATCGCTTTAGAAAAAAAAGATATAAATTGAGTAAGAGATTTTTCAAAATCTATTCCTATTTCCCAAATTGCCGATGAAGTTGAAAAATTATCAATAGTTAATCGTGTTTTATTTTTTAGAATGCTCAATACCGATGTAGCTGGAGAAATTTTTTCCAGCTTAGAAATGGAAGTGCAAGAAAATTTAATTAAAAACTTTTCTGATGAAATGGTTGAGCAAATTTTAGATGAATTATATACAGATGAAATTGCCGATTTAATTGAAGAAATTCCTTCCAATCTTTCACAAAGGGTTTTAAAAAATATTGATCCAGAAAGAAGAACGGCTGTTAATAAAATATTAAAGTATAAAGAAGATCAAATTGGTTCAATAATGTCGGTCGATATTATTAGTTTAAAAGAAAATTGAACAGCACAACAGGCAATTGAATATATAAGAAATAAAAAAGACGATGTAGAATTAACCCACTACTACTACATTGTTAATAAAAATAAAAAATTAGTGGGAGCATTAACTTTGGAAGATATTGTTTTTTCTAAAGACAATCTCCAATTAAAAGAAATAATGTTTGCTGTCCCTTGTGTCTATACAACCGATTTAAAGGAAGATGTTGCTAATGTTTTTGCTGAAAATGATATGTCCGTTATTCCAGTAATGAATTCTTCGAATCGATTAATAGGAATGGTTACATCTGATGATATTATCGACATCGTTCAAGAAGAGGGGACAGAAGATATGTATAAAATGGCAGGGATTAATTCTGAAGATTTAGAAGAGCAATATTTAAAAACAAGTATTTTAAAAATAGTTAAATCAAGAATTTTTTGATTAATTGTTTTAATGTTTGGATCTACTTTATCGCAGGTTATCATTCAAATATTCACCGATTATTTAGAACACAGTAATTCATTAAAAAGTTTAGGAATGGGAATTTTTATTTCAACAATCATTTCAATTATTCCCGTTATTTCCGGTTCTGCTGGAAACGCAGGATCACAATCTGCAACAACCATAACTAGAGCCCTTTCTTTAGGAGAAATCAAAAAACGGGGTTATATGAAAAAAGTTTTTTTTAAAGAATTAAATATTAGTATGGTTATTGGATCGATTTTGATGTTGATTAATTTTATAAGATTAATTTGCTATTTTATGATAAGTAGAGATTTATTTAATACTTCTTTTATTGAATATGAGGGACAAATTACTAAATTACCTAAATATGCATACATTTTAATTATTTCAGCCGCTGCTTCTATTTCTATGTTTTTGGTTATCGTATTTTCAAAAATTTTAGGTTCAGTTATTCCTTTATTAGCAGCAAGAATTGGAAAAGATCCAGCAGTTATGTCAGCTCCCGTTTTAGCAACACTAACAGATGCAACATCAACACTGATTTTTTTCGGAATTACAATTTTAATATTTTTAGTTATTTAA
- the deoC gene encoding deoxyribose-phosphate aldolase, translating to MNWAKLIDHTYLKPEGTSKEINKLIDEAKEYGFKTICVNSCWVKHAKEKLEKTEVGITSVIGFPLGAMTTQAKAHEAKLAVNHGADEIDMVINIGKLKEGQYDYVLNDIKAVKKEIGTKILKVIIETALLTKDEIKKATEIVLNSGAEFVKTSTGFSYRGASEEDIMIMKEIVGDKIEIKAAGGVKSLDDLKKMYELGATRFGTSSGVQIMQGVKLDKNSGY from the coding sequence ATGAATTGAGCAAAATTAATTGATCATACTTATTTAAAACCAGAAGGTACATCGAAAGAAATTAATAAACTAATCGATGAAGCAAAAGAATATGGATTTAAAACTATTTGTGTTAACTCTTGTTGAGTTAAACATGCAAAAGAAAAATTAGAAAAAACTGAAGTTGGCATTACTTCAGTTATCGGATTTCCATTAGGAGCAATGACAACACAAGCAAAAGCTCATGAAGCAAAATTAGCTGTAAATCATGGAGCTGACGAAATTGATATGGTTATTAATATTGGAAAATTAAAAGAAGGACAATACGATTACGTTTTAAACGATATTAAAGCAGTTAAAAAAGAAATCGGTACAAAAATATTGAAAGTAATTATCGAAACTGCATTATTAACAAAAGATGAAATTAAAAAAGCTACAGAAATTGTATTGAATTCTGGAGCAGAATTTGTTAAAACATCAACAGGTTTTTCTTACAGAGGAGCATCTGAAGAAGATATTATGATAATGAAAGAAATTGTTGGTGATAAAATCGAAATTAAGGCAGCTGGTGGTGTTAAAAGTTTAGATGATCTTAAAAAGATGTATGAACTAGGAGCCACAAGATTTGGAACATCTTCTGGTGTCCAAATTATGCAAGGTGTTAAATTAGATAAAAACAGTGGATATTAA
- the deoD gene encoding purine-nucleoside phosphorylase, with protein sequence MTPHINAKPGQIAKTVLMPGDPLRAKFIAEKFLTNVELVNTVRNVFMYTGLYKGKPITVAASGMGVPSIGIYSYELFKFYDVDRIVRIGSAGAYTADLKLYDVVLVNEAYTDSHAYAEMVLGQKTHVLRPSAKLNAQLLENALKLGIDVTVGRIHTQDVFYSSRPLEKTIEISKAIAVEMESFALFANAKKLGKEAACLLTISDNLITHEETSSEERETKFSQMMEIALELA encoded by the coding sequence ATGACACCACATATTAATGCAAAACCAGGACAAATTGCTAAAACAGTTTTAATGCCTGGAGATCCATTAAGAGCAAAATTTATTGCAGAGAAATTTTTAACAAATGTTGAATTAGTTAACACTGTTAGAAATGTTTTTATGTATACAGGATTATATAAAGGAAAACCAATTACAGTTGCTGCGTCAGGAATGGGGGTTCCTTCTATCGGAATTTACTCATATGAATTATTTAAATTTTATGATGTTGATAGAATTGTTAGAATCGGATCAGCAGGAGCATATACAGCAGATTTAAAACTTTACGATGTTGTATTAGTTAATGAAGCATATACAGATTCACATGCTTATGCTGAAATGGTTTTAGGTCAAAAAACTCACGTTTTAAGACCATCAGCTAAATTAAATGCTCAATTATTAGAAAATGCTTTAAAACTAGGAATTGATGTAACTGTTGGTAGAATCCATACACAAGATGTTTTTTATTCTTCAAGACCATTAGAAAAAACAATTGAAATTTCCAAGGCAATCGCGGTTGAAATGGAATCGTTTGCATTATTTGCTAATGCTAAAAAATTAGGTAAAGAAGCTGCATGTTTATTAACAATTTCTGACAATTTAATAACACATGAAGAAACTTCTTCTGAAGAACGTGAAACTAAATTTTCTCAAATGATGGAAATTGCTTTAGAATTAGCTTAA
- the pgsA gene encoding CDP-diacylglycerol--glycerol-3-phosphate 3-phosphatidyltransferase has translation MKNKNLPNYLTLLRIVLWVPFLIILAIYYTSVSFQPTVKEYYWMNILAVFIFILAMITDFLDGHLARKYDNVSNFGKLFDPIADKLMTSTALIFLAAIGFTEIWIVVIFIARDIVVDGCRNLAARENKKIAASIWGKLKTLFQSFAIPLIFILGPILRWTDFYWPVFYWILNVPVILALFLSLLSGYFYIKDLNHLIRLKEKNTKNRRKK, from the coding sequence ATGAAAAATAAAAATTTACCCAATTACTTAACATTATTAAGAATAGTTTTATGAGTTCCTTTTCTAATTATTTTAGCAATCTATTATACCAGCGTCTCTTTTCAACCAACTGTAAAAGAATATTATTGAATGAATATTTTAGCAGTATTTATTTTCATTTTAGCAATGATAACAGATTTTTTAGATGGACATCTAGCTAGAAAATACGATAATGTTTCTAACTTTGGAAAACTTTTTGATCCCATTGCGGATAAATTAATGACATCAACTGCATTGATTTTTTTAGCAGCAATAGGTTTTACAGAAATATGAATTGTTGTAATATTTATTGCTAGAGATATTGTTGTTGATGGCTGCAGAAATTTAGCAGCAAGAGAAAATAAAAAAATAGCTGCTTCAATTTGAGGAAAATTAAAAACTCTTTTTCAAAGTTTTGCAATTCCATTAATTTTCATTTTAGGACCAATTTTAAGATGAACAGATTTTTATTGACCTGTTTTTTATTGAATTCTTAATGTTCCAGTTATTTTAGCACTATTTTTATCTCTTTTATCAGGATATTTTTACATAAAAGATTTAAATCATTTAATCCGTTTAAAAGAAAAAAATACTAAAAATAGAAGAAAAAAATAA
- a CDS encoding MHJ_0274 family protein: MDSTTVGIILGILIAGIIALIVFQVIVDRKKKRKLKKQRDELTKLEQKVLLEVVAKVNSIIEVNQHNLDNFVVSIGERKMKDIIFWAKSNLKEVTETEEYKKAFIDNPFEKNELLQENIEILIASRSNGWSKRNSKEIEYFQELEKVFLEKDESKDTYLERKTTLKGEYLLNEK, from the coding sequence ATGGATTCAACAACAGTCGGGATAATTTTAGGAATATTAATAGCAGGAATTATTGCTTTAATTGTTTTTCAAGTTATTGTCGATCGAAAAAAGAAAAGAAAATTAAAAAAGCAGAGAGATGAATTAACAAAATTAGAACAAAAAGTTTTATTAGAAGTTGTTGCTAAAGTTAATTCAATAATTGAAGTTAATCAACATAATTTAGATAATTTTGTAGTTTCTATCGGCGAAAGAAAAATGAAGGATATTATTTTTTGAGCTAAATCAAATTTAAAAGAAGTTACTGAAACAGAAGAATATAAAAAAGCCTTTATAGATAATCCTTTTGAAAAAAATGAATTACTTCAAGAAAATATTGAAATTTTAATAGCCTCTAGATCAAATGGTTGAAGTAAAAGAAATAGTAAAGAAATTGAATATTTTCAAGAACTAGAAAAAGTTTTTTTAGAAAAAGATGAATCTAAAGATACTTATTTAGAAAGAAAAACCACATTGAAAGGCGAATATTTATTAAATGAAAAATAA
- a CDS encoding diadenylate cyclase has translation MEKIILVLVLILVLIMFFILVIKEIYFLYKHIKSKKSKFKEMADSNKNRVIIELKNAVEELSKTKTGAIITIENHDNIENLRTDGVRIDSNISSSLLISIFNKNSPLHDGAVIIRNNKITYASTYYKITSKSINNKFGSRHRAAMGISEQSDSTTIVVSEETGGITIAKNGKFEYVLIDDFRKVLESKLKN, from the coding sequence ATGGAAAAAATTATTTTAGTATTAGTTTTAATTTTAGTTTTAATAATGTTTTTCATTCTTGTTATAAAAGAAATTTATTTTCTTTACAAGCATATTAAAAGTAAAAAATCAAAATTTAAAGAAATGGCTGATTCCAATAAAAATCGTGTCATTATAGAATTAAAAAATGCGGTTGAAGAACTTTCAAAAACTAAAACTGGAGCAATTATAACTATCGAAAATCATGATAATATCGAAAATTTAAGAACAGACGGAGTTAGAATTGATTCAAACATTTCTTCTTCCTTACTAATTTCTATTTTTAATAAAAATTCACCATTACATGATGGTGCTGTTATTATTAGAAATAATAAAATTACATATGCTTCAACATATTATAAAATAACTTCTAAATCAATTAATAATAAATTCGGATCAAGACATAGAGCGGCTATGGGTATTAGCGAACAATCAGATTCAACTACAATAGTTGTTTCTGAAGAAACTGGCGGAATTACCATAGCAAAAAATGGTAAGTTCGAATATGTATTAATTGATGATTTTAGAAAGGTATTAGAATCGAAATTAAAAAATTAA
- a CDS encoding pyrimidine-nucleoside phosphorylase, with amino-acid sequence MRIVDLIIKKREGFELNDQEIEFIIQKYVSGEIKDYQMSSFLTTIMFKGMTPKEIGKFTLEMMKSGRIIDLKSIKGIKVDKHSTGGVGDKTTLVVGPIIAALDVPVAKMSGRGLGHTGGTIDKLESIPGFSVALTEQEFIDQVNKIKIAVIGQTDDLVPADKKLYALRDVTGNVSSIPLIASSIMSKKLATGSDAILLDVKCGNGAFMTNVEEARKLASQMITIGKELNRDVRVEITNMSRPMGKSIGNKNEVLEAIRTLKGQGTSDFNELCYSACITILKQAKVTNDEKEAKKMIDEVIKSGKALDKFYEFIETQGGDVQKLKAKDFWNPKYKLDVLAENDGFMEISSALSFGIAASKLGAGRITKEDNIDFEAGIEINKKTNDEVKKGDLLFTLYSSKPIDMQIANELKDSYQINKQKVENKVILDRME; translated from the coding sequence ATGAGAATCGTTGATCTTATTATTAAAAAACGTGAAGGCTTTGAATTGAATGATCAAGAAATAGAATTCATCATTCAAAAATATGTATCTGGCGAAATTAAAGATTATCAAATGTCTTCATTTTTAACAACAATAATGTTTAAAGGTATGACACCAAAAGAAATTGGTAAATTTACCTTAGAAATGATGAAATCAGGAAGAATTATTGATCTTAAATCGATAAAAGGAATTAAAGTAGATAAACACTCTACTGGAGGAGTTGGAGATAAAACCACTTTGGTGGTAGGTCCAATTATTGCGGCTTTAGATGTTCCGGTCGCTAAAATGTCCGGTCGGGGACTGGGTCATACAGGAGGAACAATTGATAAATTAGAATCTATTCCTGGATTTTCAGTTGCTTTAACTGAGCAAGAATTTATCGATCAAGTAAATAAAATAAAAATTGCTGTTATTGGACAAACAGACGATTTAGTTCCGGCTGATAAAAAATTATATGCATTAAGAGATGTTACTGGAAATGTATCTTCTATTCCGTTAATAGCTTCATCTATTATGTCTAAAAAATTAGCAACTGGTTCAGATGCAATTTTATTGGATGTTAAATGTGGAAATGGTGCTTTTATGACAAATGTAGAAGAGGCAAGAAAATTAGCATCACAAATGATAACTATTGGTAAGGAATTAAACAGAGATGTTAGAGTAGAAATTACTAATATGTCTCGTCCAATGGGTAAATCTATCGGTAATAAAAATGAAGTTTTAGAAGCTATTAGAACTTTAAAAGGTCAAGGAACTAGTGACTTTAATGAATTATGTTATTCAGCATGTATTACTATATTAAAACAAGCAAAAGTAACAAACGATGAAAAAGAAGCTAAAAAAATGATTGATGAAGTTATTAAAAGCGGAAAAGCCTTAGATAAATTTTATGAATTTATCGAAACACAAGGCGGAGATGTTCAAAAATTAAAAGCAAAAGATTTTTGAAATCCAAAATATAAACTAGATGTTCTAGCTGAAAATGACGGATTTATGGAAATAAGTTCAGCACTTTCTTTTGGTATCGCTGCATCAAAATTAGGAGCAGGAAGAATCACTAAAGAAGATAATATTGATTTTGAAGCTGGAATTGAAATTAACAAAAAAACAAATGATGAAGTAAAAAAAGGTGATTTATTATTCACATTATATTCATCAAAACCAATTGATATGCAAATTGCAAACGAATTAAAAGATTCATATCAAATTAATAAACAAAAAGTAGAAAATAAAGTAATTTTAGACAGAATGGAGTAG